In the Chitinophagales bacterium genome, one interval contains:
- a CDS encoding multidrug efflux RND transporter permease subunit, producing MSEFFIRRPIFAMVIAILMVILGLIVLRGIPISQYPEITPPMVQINASYTGANSVNMEQTVATPIEQQVNGVEKMLYMRSVNANDGTMRLEVSFDVGTNLDNANMLTQNRVSQASPFLPPEVTALGVTTKKSLTFPLMLVSLSSPNNTYDSKFLNNYGFINVVDELKRINGVGDVFVFGGSEYAMRVWVKPDRLSQYDLTVQDVISALKQQNVIKPGGSFGGEPAVPGTQNTYTALLQSRLISEQQFSDIILKSNANGALVRMSDVARIDLGTENYTMTSRINGSAASTIAIYQIPGSNALAVADAVKAKMDELEQRFPPDMKKDLSLDTTLAVTAGIDEILHTLLEAVFLVILVVFIFLQDWRATLIPLLTVPVSLIGTFMVFPLLGFSVNVLSLLGLVLAIGLVVDDAIVVVEAVMHNIEHGLSPKEATSKAMKEVGGPVVAIAVILSAVFVPVAFTGGITGRLYQQFAITIAISVCFSAFNALTLSPALAALLLKPKKESKGWLARFFAAFNRMFDRFTNGYVKVAGFFARKLIVSTSILGVIIAVAVLLGMKIPSGFVPEEDQGYFIISTLLPDAASLERTDGVTRKIEAILSKIPEIALYTTVNGNNLLNNTVAPNAATFFITLKPWEERSKTANDIAKEINGLAMKSISEATVIAIGPPPIIGLGNGAGFTMMLQDRGGNSPQYLAEQAQRFIAAASKRPEIGKVYTLYRANVPQKSIVVDKEKVDKLGLNLDNVNSSISVLLGGSFVNNFNQFGRQYKTYVMADAGYRMRPDDLQQFYARNKDGDMVPLGTVAQVRDTSGPQYTNHFNIYRAAEINGIPATGYSSSQALQALKEVAAETLPADMGYQWSNMSFQEEAAAGSGGTAFLMALMFVFLILAAQYESWKLPFSVLLGTPWAVMGAFIGLAVAGIFSLSYVNNIFAQIGLVMLIGLNAKNAILIVEFAKMKYDAGEETIKAAIDGARLRFRPILMTSFAFILGVIPLLTASGAGAEGRKVMGMAVFAGMLAATIIGVMLIPSFYVMIEGKKKKQLAASEAQEK from the coding sequence ATGTCTGAATTCTTCATACGCCGACCCATCTTCGCCATGGTGATTGCCATCCTGATGGTTATTCTCGGGCTGATTGTTTTAAGAGGTATTCCCATTTCCCAGTATCCGGAAATAACACCGCCGATGGTGCAGATTAATGCCTCTTATACCGGCGCAAATTCCGTCAACATGGAACAAACGGTGGCCACACCTATTGAACAGCAGGTAAACGGCGTAGAGAAAATGCTCTACATGCGTTCGGTAAATGCGAATGACGGAACCATGCGGCTGGAAGTGTCTTTCGATGTGGGCACCAATCTCGATAATGCCAACATGCTTACGCAGAACCGTGTGTCGCAGGCATCACCATTTCTTCCTCCGGAAGTTACAGCACTTGGTGTTACCACGAAAAAATCACTCACGTTTCCGCTGATGCTTGTTTCGCTGTCGTCGCCCAACAATACCTACGATTCAAAGTTTCTGAACAATTACGGTTTCATCAATGTGGTGGATGAATTGAAACGTATCAATGGTGTCGGTGATGTGTTTGTATTCGGAGGTTCGGAATATGCCATGCGGGTGTGGGTGAAGCCCGACCGGTTATCGCAATATGATCTGACTGTACAGGATGTGATCAGCGCGCTCAAACAACAAAATGTAATCAAACCCGGCGGAAGTTTTGGCGGTGAGCCTGCTGTTCCCGGAACGCAGAACACCTATACGGCCTTGTTGCAGTCACGCCTCATCAGCGAGCAGCAATTCAGTGATATTATCCTGAAGTCAAATGCCAACGGGGCACTGGTTCGTATGAGCGACGTGGCTCGTATTGACCTTGGCACTGAAAACTATACCATGACCAGCCGTATCAACGGTTCAGCGGCCTCTACCATTGCCATTTACCAGATTCCAGGATCGAATGCACTTGCGGTGGCCGATGCAGTGAAGGCAAAAATGGATGAATTGGAACAACGCTTTCCCCCCGACATGAAGAAAGACTTGTCGCTGGATACCACGTTAGCGGTAACCGCCGGTATTGATGAGATTCTCCATACGCTGCTGGAAGCTGTATTCCTTGTTATCCTCGTGGTATTCATATTCCTGCAGGATTGGAGGGCGACACTTATTCCGTTGCTGACCGTTCCGGTATCACTTATCGGAACATTTATGGTGTTTCCATTGCTCGGATTTTCCGTCAATGTTCTTTCATTGCTCGGGCTGGTATTGGCAATTGGTCTGGTGGTAGATGATGCCATCGTAGTGGTAGAGGCTGTAATGCATAATATTGAACACGGGTTGTCGCCGAAAGAAGCAACCAGCAAAGCCATGAAGGAAGTAGGAGGGCCTGTGGTGGCGATTGCCGTCATTCTCTCGGCTGTGTTTGTTCCTGTGGCTTTCACCGGCGGTATTACAGGAAGGCTTTATCAGCAGTTTGCTATAACGATTGCCATCTCGGTTTGCTTTTCAGCATTCAATGCGCTTACCCTGAGTCCCGCATTGGCTGCCTTACTGCTAAAGCCTAAAAAAGAATCGAAAGGCTGGCTTGCGCGTTTCTTTGCCGCATTCAACCGCATGTTCGACAGGTTTACGAACGGCTATGTGAAGGTTGCCGGATTCTTTGCCCGTAAACTGATTGTTTCAACATCTATTCTCGGTGTAATCATTGCCGTCGCGGTGTTGCTTGGTATGAAGATTCCTTCAGGGTTTGTGCCCGAAGAAGATCAGGGTTATTTTATCATCAGCACTTTATTGCCCGATGCGGCGTCGCTCGAACGAACCGATGGCGTTACCAGGAAGATTGAAGCCATCCTCAGTAAGATTCCTGAAATAGCTTTGTATACCACGGTGAATGGTAACAACCTGCTGAATAATACAGTCGCACCTAATGCGGCTACGTTTTTTATAACACTTAAACCATGGGAAGAGCGAAGCAAGACGGCAAATGACATAGCAAAGGAAATCAATGGCCTTGCCATGAAAAGCATTTCGGAAGCAACCGTGATTGCAATCGGACCACCGCCGATTATTGGACTTGGAAACGGTGCGGGTTTTACCATGATGTTACAGGACCGTGGCGGTAATTCGCCGCAATATCTTGCGGAACAGGCGCAGCGCTTTATTGCTGCAGCGAGCAAAAGGCCTGAGATCGGAAAGGTCTACACACTATACCGTGCAAACGTTCCGCAGAAAAGTATTGTGGTTGATAAGGAGAAAGTTGACAAGCTCGGGTTGAATCTCGATAATGTAAACAGTTCCATCTCCGTTTTGCTGGGCGGTTCATTCGTCAATAATTTCAATCAATTCGGAAGGCAATATAAAACCTACGTGATGGCTGATGCAGGTTACAGGATGAGGCCGGATGACTTGCAGCAGTTTTATGCGCGTAACAAGGATGGCGACATGGTGCCGCTTGGAACAGTGGCACAGGTTAGAGATACGAGCGGTCCGCAGTACACCAATCACTTTAATATTTACCGTGCCGCTGAAATAAACGGCATTCCTGCAACCGGTTACAGCTCATCGCAGGCTTTGCAGGCGCTGAAAGAAGTAGCCGCGGAAACATTGCCCGCCGACATGGGATATCAGTGGAGCAATATGTCTTTCCAGGAAGAAGCAGCGGCAGGAAGCGGTGGCACTGCGTTTCTTATGGCGCTTATGTTTGTATTCCTGATCCTCGCAGCGCAATATGAAAGCTGGAAACTTCCATTCAGTGTTCTGCTCGGAACACCATGGGCGGTGATGGGTGCCTTCATCGGGTTGGCTGTTGCAGGTATTTTTTCACTGAGCTACGTAAACAATATTTTCGCGCAGATCGGACTGGTGATGCTGATTGGCCTCAACGCAAAGAATGCTATCCTGATAGTGGAATTTGCGAAGATGAAGTATGATGCGGGAGAAGAAACCATCAAGGCCGCCATTGATGGCGCACGCCTCCGGTTCCGGCCCATCCTCATGACTTCGTTTGCCTTTATACTGGGTGTTATTCCATTGCTTACCGCCTCCGGTGCCGGTGCTGAAGGCAGGAAAGTGATGGGCATGGCGGTCTTTGCCGGTATGCTGGCGGCAACGATTATCGGCGTAATGCTGATTCCCTCTTTTTACGTGATGATAGAAGGCAAAAAGAAAAAGCAACTGGCAGCGTCGGAGGCGCAGGAGAAATGA
- a CDS encoding TolC family protein: protein MNIIHSIKQRSDRASGMQQKQLPTTAIHKLLTAVNFSRNKNTSQVVVNRSSYLLLIVCCGSLFSGCVVGGKFTQPQVATDSIYPNQVSADSITNLTWVALYQDTVLARFIKTTLDSNRNLLTAAARVEEAREIAGVVKANLYPAIGLSAGAAYGTAGTDAQKLGQLDGGSLSAFGTLSWEIDIWGKLRHAKRAAQSDFLAEIENRNALQVSLIAEVASNYFILRDLDNRLDIAKRTLISRHENTMIITARFDTGYVSELDKLQAEQQEYVAEGAIPEFERQITQIENALRVLMGMNPGTVIRGKPNVDQVIVPTIPSGIPAELLDRRPDIRSASLQMQAQFDRVGVAKANRLPVISLTGLLGFASPELNTFLTSGGFAAGGGAGLFAPLFNFGKLKHATKAEEFRLQQSAYQYQETILEAFSDVDNSLKNYESYTRQYDIVHRQVEAARKALILSEARYNFGYTDYTEVIIQQDNLFSAELNESFLLQSKLNSTVSLYRSLGGGW, encoded by the coding sequence ATGAACATAATACATTCCATTAAACAACGCAGTGATCGTGCATCAGGCATGCAGCAAAAACAGCTGCCAACTACTGCAATACATAAACTATTAACTGCGGTAAATTTTTCGCGGAACAAAAACACAAGCCAGGTTGTAGTCAACCGGAGCAGTTACCTGCTCTTGATAGTTTGCTGCGGCTCATTATTCAGCGGTTGTGTGGTGGGTGGGAAATTTACGCAGCCGCAGGTTGCCACGGATTCTATCTATCCTAACCAGGTATCAGCTGATTCCATTACCAATCTGACGTGGGTGGCACTATACCAGGACACCGTGTTGGCGCGTTTCATCAAGACAACCCTTGACAGTAACCGAAATTTACTCACTGCAGCGGCGCGCGTGGAGGAAGCAAGAGAAATAGCCGGTGTGGTAAAAGCAAATCTGTATCCTGCCATTGGGCTTTCTGCAGGAGCAGCCTATGGAACAGCTGGAACGGATGCACAAAAACTCGGACAACTCGATGGTGGTTCATTATCCGCATTCGGTACACTCAGCTGGGAAATTGATATCTGGGGAAAGCTGCGCCATGCAAAGCGCGCCGCACAAAGCGATTTCCTGGCAGAAATAGAAAACAGGAATGCTTTGCAGGTGAGCCTCATTGCGGAAGTTGCCAGTAATTATTTTATTCTGCGCGACCTCGACAACAGGCTCGACATCGCCAAACGCACACTGATCTCACGGCATGAAAATACCATGATCATTACGGCACGTTTTGATACAGGATATGTTTCAGAACTTGATAAATTACAAGCAGAGCAGCAGGAATATGTTGCGGAAGGCGCAATACCTGAATTCGAAAGGCAGATCACGCAGATTGAAAATGCGTTGCGTGTGCTGATGGGTATGAATCCGGGAACAGTGATCCGCGGGAAGCCGAATGTTGATCAGGTCATTGTTCCCACCATTCCATCCGGCATACCGGCTGAATTGCTCGACCGCCGCCCGGATATCAGGTCGGCCAGCCTGCAGATGCAGGCACAGTTCGACAGGGTAGGCGTTGCCAAAGCGAACCGGTTGCCGGTGATAAGTCTTACAGGATTGCTTGGTTTTGCCAGCCCTGAGCTCAACACGTTTTTAACTTCAGGTGGTTTTGCGGCAGGCGGCGGTGCAGGGCTGTTTGCCCCTTTGTTTAACTTCGGGAAGCTTAAGCATGCGACGAAAGCCGAAGAGTTCCGCCTGCAACAGTCAGCTTATCAATACCAGGAAACAATACTGGAAGCCTTTTCAGATGTAGATAACTCGCTGAAAAACTATGAAAGCTACACGCGTCAATACGACATTGTTCACCGGCAGGTAGAAGCAGCAAGAAAGGCACTGATACTTTCCGAAGCCCGCTATAATTTCGGATACACCGACTACACCGAAGTAATCATTCAGCAGGATAATCTCTTCAGCGCCGAATTGAATGAATCTTTTCTGCTGCAAAGCAAATTGAATTCAACTGTTAGTTTGTACCGGAGTTTGGGCGGAGGGTGGTAG
- a CDS encoding amidohydrolase, giving the protein MKSIFLVISMAIAFSINCPGQNKKLSPNKAAVLASVAAHQQELTDLSDKIWGYAEVAYHETQSSKVLADYAAAQGFTVQRDVAGIPTAFTATYGSGKPIIGIMGEFDALPGLSQKAQPTKEALMEGAPGHGCGHNMFGAGSLGAALAIKELMAEGKLKGTIRFYGTPAEEDGAGKVYMARAGLFNDLDICLDWHPDYENKANMQSSQAVTDYLVEFNGKSSHAAADPWNGRSALDAAELFTTGVNFYREHMKPSARIHYVYKEAGNVPNVIPDKASVWIWMRDSKRTGVAVLEERVRNIAQGAALMAGVQYDIKLNSGLYELLVNETGAKALQKNMELVGPITYTEEETAFAKKIQEEYGLPAKGMKGDIKPLEQTRPDPDGGSTDVGDISWIVPEITLLAATAPYESPWHSWVVVACGGMSIGHKGLLFASRSLGLTMVDLFENETLRNEIKTEFMKRKGDEVWKPLLPDGPPPVGN; this is encoded by the coding sequence ATGAAATCAATTTTTCTGGTAATCTCAATGGCCATTGCGTTCTCGATCAACTGTCCGGGTCAGAATAAAAAGCTTTCGCCCAATAAAGCTGCAGTGCTTGCCTCTGTTGCAGCACATCAGCAGGAACTGACTGATCTGAGCGATAAGATCTGGGGCTATGCAGAAGTTGCCTATCATGAAACGCAATCTTCCAAAGTGCTCGCCGACTATGCAGCAGCACAGGGATTCACCGTACAACGGGACGTTGCAGGCATCCCAACAGCATTTACAGCCACTTATGGATCCGGTAAACCTATCATCGGTATCATGGGGGAATTTGATGCCTTGCCAGGACTTTCGCAAAAGGCCCAACCTACCAAAGAAGCACTTATGGAAGGTGCGCCAGGACATGGCTGCGGACATAACATGTTTGGTGCCGGCAGTTTAGGTGCAGCACTCGCTATCAAAGAATTGATGGCAGAAGGCAAACTAAAAGGCACGATCCGATTTTATGGAACACCTGCAGAAGAAGACGGTGCAGGCAAAGTGTACATGGCACGCGCAGGATTGTTTAACGATCTTGATATATGTCTTGACTGGCATCCTGACTATGAAAACAAAGCCAATATGCAAAGCTCGCAGGCTGTCACAGACTACCTGGTTGAGTTCAACGGAAAAAGTTCACATGCAGCCGCTGATCCGTGGAATGGAAGAAGTGCATTAGATGCCGCTGAACTGTTTACCACCGGTGTCAACTTCTACCGCGAACATATGAAACCAAGTGCACGGATACATTATGTGTATAAGGAAGCCGGCAATGTCCCGAATGTAATTCCCGATAAAGCATCCGTCTGGATATGGATGCGCGATTCAAAACGAACCGGTGTAGCTGTTTTGGAAGAGCGTGTCCGCAATATCGCACAGGGTGCGGCGCTTATGGCAGGCGTGCAATATGATATCAAACTCAACAGCGGATTGTATGAATTGCTGGTGAATGAAACAGGAGCAAAAGCATTACAGAAGAATATGGAACTGGTGGGCCCCATCACCTATACAGAAGAAGAAACAGCCTTTGCTAAGAAAATTCAGGAAGAATATGGATTACCTGCTAAAGGAATGAAAGGTGATATCAAACCATTGGAACAAACGCGGCCTGATCCTGACGGCGGATCAACTGATGTGGGCGACATCAGTTGGATAGTTCCGGAAATTACGCTGCTTGCTGCTACGGCACCTTATGAATCTCCGTGGCATTCATGGGTAGTGGTGGCATGCGGCGGTATGTCCATCGGCCACAAAGGACTGCTGTTCGCTTCCAGATCACTCGGCCTAACAATGGTTGATTTATTTGAGAATGAAACCTTGCGCAATGAAATCAAAACTGAATTCATGAAAAGGAAGGGTGATGAAGTATGGAAACCGTTATTGCCTGATGGTCCGCCACCGGTTGGGAATTGA
- a CDS encoding CehA/McbA family metallohydrolase, whose amino-acid sequence MKPLMLLTALLVWCTTNAQRIPVLPQIDLPHNYYYRELYLPQLTSGPSSVTWSPDGTLLVFSMNGSLWQQPLYSDTAIQLTDGDGYDYQPDFSPDGKQIIFVRYDGNSIELLLYDLSQKTTISLTANKAVNLEPRWSPDGKKIAFVSTAGTGHFLLYTATIENNKLIGLTCVTPDRKSSVKRYYYSAYDHAINPAWSKDGKKIYFISNHEIIHGTGDMAVKNMYTGDAPATILHEETSWRMKPDVSPDGTRIVYSSYLGRNWHQLWMIPADGGYPMQLTYGAYDNSSPRWSPDGKTIAFISNRDGNTALWLLDVYDGHQQLVAQSHLQYLRPHVPLMMKVLDENGNEVAARISITDSRGKFYSPQDAWIQADDARFPAAQKFESHYFHYKGLIKVAVPDDRTNITVSHGPKYAIEKLQLQGVAALLDTVVIRLKRLSLPAGTGNWWSGDVHVHMNYGGNYRNTPEQLVKQAAAEDLQVVYNLVVNKEQRIPDIDYFSTTADKASDDNVLLLHGQEFHTSYWGHLGLLHLNDHLILPDYAGYPHTGVASLFPDNTFIANRAKQQHALTGYVHPFEQSEIFPDQSPALTNELPVDAALGNVDYYELLGFSDHKASETVWYKLLNCGIRIPAAAGTDAMANYASLRGPVGLNRVYVQASGPIEQDTFEQKLRDGKSFVTNGPLLYFSAANKLPGDSLIVYTGSSLLSYRGFFRSAVPVDIVEVVWNGEVVASYPLTGSKTKLDLNGTLKVNGPGWLLLRAGSATAHPDLSDIYPYASTNPIYVTVPGIQLRSKSSGEYFLKWLDQLANSTVLHDAYRNEEERQTVLRHISDARKYYTYCVEHSTIR is encoded by the coding sequence ATGAAACCACTGATGCTGTTGACTGCACTGTTGGTTTGGTGCACCACGAATGCACAACGCATACCCGTTTTGCCGCAGATTGATCTTCCGCACAATTACTACTACCGTGAATTATATCTTCCACAACTAACCAGCGGTCCTTCATCGGTAACATGGTCACCGGATGGAACGTTGTTGGTATTTTCCATGAATGGAAGTCTTTGGCAACAACCGTTATATAGTGACACTGCTATTCAACTTACAGACGGTGATGGCTATGACTATCAACCCGACTTTTCACCCGATGGAAAGCAAATCATCTTTGTCCGTTACGATGGCAATTCGATAGAACTGCTCCTCTACGACCTTTCACAAAAAACAACTATCAGCTTAACCGCAAACAAAGCAGTGAACCTCGAGCCACGCTGGTCGCCCGATGGAAAAAAAATAGCATTTGTCTCTACCGCGGGAACCGGGCATTTTCTGTTATACACTGCTACGATTGAAAATAACAAGCTGATTGGGCTGACCTGCGTAACTCCGGACAGAAAAAGTTCTGTAAAACGATATTATTACAGTGCTTACGATCACGCTATCAATCCTGCATGGTCGAAGGATGGAAAGAAAATTTATTTCATTTCCAATCATGAAATTATTCATGGTACGGGTGACATGGCAGTAAAAAATATGTATACCGGTGATGCTCCTGCAACGATACTGCACGAAGAAACATCCTGGCGAATGAAGCCTGATGTTTCACCCGATGGTACGAGGATCGTTTACAGCAGCTATCTTGGCCGCAACTGGCATCAGCTATGGATGATTCCGGCTGATGGTGGTTATCCAATGCAGCTTACTTACGGAGCTTACGATAACTCTTCACCGCGATGGTCACCCGATGGCAAAACGATTGCCTTCATCTCCAACCGCGATGGTAATACTGCGCTCTGGCTGCTTGATGTCTATGACGGCCATCAGCAATTGGTTGCTCAATCGCATCTGCAATACCTGCGGCCCCATGTACCATTAATGATGAAAGTGCTGGATGAAAATGGCAATGAGGTTGCAGCGAGAATCAGCATCACCGACAGCCGGGGTAAATTTTATTCGCCACAGGATGCATGGATACAAGCTGATGATGCAAGATTTCCTGCTGCACAAAAATTCGAATCACATTATTTCCATTATAAAGGATTGATTAAAGTAGCCGTTCCGGACGACCGGACAAACATTACCGTGTCGCACGGTCCAAAATATGCAATAGAAAAATTGCAGTTACAAGGCGTTGCAGCGCTGCTTGATACTGTTGTCATCCGTTTGAAAAGACTATCGCTTCCTGCCGGCACCGGCAACTGGTGGAGTGGTGATGTGCATGTGCACATGAACTATGGCGGCAATTATAGAAACACGCCGGAGCAGCTGGTGAAGCAGGCAGCAGCGGAAGACCTTCAGGTTGTATACAACCTGGTGGTAAACAAAGAGCAGCGTATTCCGGATATTGATTACTTCTCCACCACCGCCGATAAAGCTTCTGATGATAATGTATTGTTGCTGCATGGCCAGGAATTTCATACAAGTTATTGGGGTCATCTTGGTTTGCTTCATCTCAATGACCACCTCATCCTGCCCGATTATGCCGGCTATCCGCATACAGGTGTTGCCAGCCTATTCCCCGACAACACTTTTATAGCAAACCGCGCAAAGCAACAACATGCATTGACCGGCTATGTGCACCCTTTCGAACAATCAGAAATTTTTCCTGATCAGTCTCCGGCACTCACAAATGAACTACCGGTTGATGCCGCACTGGGAAATGTAGATTACTATGAACTGCTTGGCTTCTCCGATCATAAAGCATCGGAAACGGTTTGGTATAAATTACTGAATTGCGGTATCCGTATACCTGCAGCAGCCGGCACAGATGCAATGGCCAATTACGCAAGTTTAAGAGGACCTGTTGGATTGAACCGCGTGTATGTGCAGGCATCCGGACCAATCGAACAGGATACGTTTGAACAGAAATTGCGCGATGGCAAAAGTTTCGTTACCAATGGCCCGCTCCTATACTTTTCTGCAGCAAACAAATTGCCGGGTGACAGCCTGATAGTATACACCGGAAGCAGCTTACTCTCCTACCGGGGATTTTTCCGCAGTGCTGTTCCGGTTGATATAGTGGAAGTGGTATGGAACGGTGAAGTGGTGGCAAGCTATCCGCTCACCGGATCAAAAACCAAACTTGACTTAAACGGCACGCTGAAAGTAAACGGGCCCGGCTGGTTACTGCTGCGGGCAGGCAGTGCAACGGCGCACCCCGATTTGTCTGACATCTATCCTTATGCCAGCACCAATCCCATTTATGTTACCGTACCCGGAATACAACTGCGCTCAAAATCATCCGGAGAATATTTTTTGAAATGGCTCGATCAACTGGCAAATTCAACTGTGCTGCATGATGCCTATCGCAATGAGGAAGAACGGCAGACGGTACTCCGTCATATCAGCGATGCACGCAAGTACTATACATACTGCGTGGAGCATTCCACCATTCGTTAA
- a CDS encoding OmpA family protein, with translation MKRMLRSSRNLMAAFACSFCLTFALYAQDTNTRKSCFDDYNYMFSTRGTYPVPDGMQKVTVSLVDAKGKAACRVGQIMVKNNTVIPPLYIPREDGSMTESHGTFDRSFYRETDGKISFAIKDAMSPVFMLEGNRKVRLYFIDYLKPEPGQMIKAPDMNSHITIDTIISKDDLSLISSSAKSIEFETGKDKLTQASYARLDEIAGIMKQHPDSKWMINGYTDNTGNAKSNDELSSKRAISVQRYFISKGIAPDHLFADGYGSDNPIADNNTEEGRKMNRRVEIILIK, from the coding sequence ATGAAACGAATGTTACGTTCTTCCAGAAACCTGATGGCAGCTTTTGCCTGCAGCTTTTGCCTCACTTTTGCACTATATGCACAGGACACCAACACACGCAAGAGTTGTTTCGACGATTATAATTACATGTTCAGCACACGCGGAACATATCCTGTGCCTGATGGCATGCAGAAAGTTACCGTATCGCTGGTAGATGCAAAAGGTAAAGCCGCTTGCAGGGTCGGACAGATCATGGTGAAAAATAATACCGTTATTCCGCCGCTCTATATTCCGAGAGAAGATGGTTCGATGACGGAATCCCACGGCACCTTTGACCGCAGCTTTTACCGCGAAACCGATGGCAAAATATCTTTTGCCATCAAGGATGCCATGTCACCGGTCTTCATGCTGGAAGGTAACCGCAAGGTCCGGCTTTACTTTATCGACTACCTGAAACCGGAACCCGGTCAGATGATAAAGGCGCCGGATATGAATTCACATATTACCATTGATACGATCATTTCAAAGGATGATCTTTCCCTCATCAGCAGCAGCGCAAAAAGTATTGAGTTTGAAACCGGCAAGGATAAACTGACACAGGCATCCTATGCCAGGCTCGATGAAATAGCGGGTATAATGAAGCAACACCCCGACAGCAAATGGATGATCAATGGCTACACCGATAATACCGGCAATGCGAAAAGTAATGATGAGCTTTCTTCAAAACGCGCCATCAGTGTGCAACGGTATTTCATCAGTAAGGGGATTGCTCCCGATCACCTGTTTGCGGATGGCTATGGTTCCGACAACCCTATTGCCGACAACAATACAGAGGAAGGAAGGAAAATGAATCGAAGGGTAGAAATCATACTGATAAAGTAA